The stretch of DNA CTCTTTTCTCTTTTTTACTTAAGTAATACAAATCATTGTATATTGAAGATAGAGATTTTGTTGAAGCTTTCATAGTTTCAAACTGCTCTTTATAACCTAAAATTGACTCTAAATTATCAATATTTAGATTTATTATACTTAGTGGTGTGTTCATTTCATGGATGATTTTTTTTAGGAAAAAGTCTTGTTGCTCCAAAAGATTTGAGATAGTTTTTTTACTTTCAAAAATATTTAGTTGGGTTTTTATTCGTGCAAGAACTTCCTCTTTTTCAAAAGGTTTAGTAATATAATCAACTCCTCCTTCTTCAAAAGCTTTTATTTTACTTTGTACATCATCTAAAGCACTTATAAAAATAATTGGAATATCTTTTAAATTTTCTTCATTTTTAAGAAGTTTACAAACTTCAAATCCATCTAGATTTGGCATTTTTATATCCAAAAGAATCAAATTTGGTGGATTTACTTTTGAAGAGTTTATGGCAAATATTGGATCAGTTGAAGCTCGAACCAAATAATTTTCTTCTTTTAAAAGAGTATTTAAGTAGTGTAAATTCTCAGTTTTATCATCTATTATTAGTATTGTGTATTTTTTATCCATATAGTTATTCTTTTTACATATTGTAGTTTGTTAAGATTATAGATAAAAATTAATTAGGATTTAGTTTGAAATTAAAGAAATTATTTATGTTGCTGTTTATTTTAAATACAGTTTCCTTTATTTGTGTGGCAGTTGTCATAAATAAATATCAAAAAGCTACCATAAAACTTGAAGATGCATACAATATGCAATATAAATCTTTGATTCTAGCAGATGAGTTAAGACAAAGTAGTGATGATTTAACAAGAATGGCACGAACTTATGTAATAACTGGAAACTCTATGTTTGAAGAACAATATAAAACAGTTTTAGCCATACGAAATGGAGAACTTCCAAGACCCAAAAGATATAATGGAATTTTTTGGGATTTTTTGACTTTGGAAGGAATAAAACCTTTACTTGATGGTGATAAAATACCACTTCGAGAAT from Arcobacter suis CECT 7833 encodes:
- a CDS encoding hybrid sensor histidine kinase/response regulator, with amino-acid sequence MDKKYTILIIDDKTENLHYLNTLLKEENYLVRASTDPIFAINSSKVNPPNLILLDIKMPNLDGFEVCKLLKNEENLKDIPIIFISALDDVQSKIKAFEEGGVDYITKPFEKEEVLARIKTQLNIFESKKTISNLLEQQDFFLKKIIHEMNTPLSIINLNIDNLESILGYKEQFETMKASTKSLSSIYNDLYYLSKKEKRVSEISNINLVRFLSSRLAFFDEMANVKNIDISLDIHEEFDILMDSYELERVIDNTLSNAIKYSFEDSNIDIILDSKEDIYKLEIKNEGIEIADTKVIFNAYYQQKDKNIGFGLGLSIVKEICDKYEIKIEVNSLNNQTTFSYIFPKNLIIKGENL